One genomic segment of Pseudomonas sp. p1(2021b) includes these proteins:
- a CDS encoding efflux RND transporter permease subunit: MFERLIQFAIEQRLVVMLAVVLMAAVGINSYQKLPIDAVPDITNVQVQINTAAPGYSPLETEQRITFAIETAMAGLPGLKQTRSLSRSGLSQVTVIFDDGTDIFFARQLVNERLQVAREQLPEGIEAAMGPISTGLGEIFLWTVEAEPGALKEDGTPYTTTDLRVIQDWIIKPQLRNVPGVAEVNTIGGHAKQYLIAPDPKRLAAYKLTLNDLIGALERNNANVGAGYIERNGEQLLIRAPGQVASAQDIASIVISSADGAPIRVSHVARVGLGQELRSGAATENGREVVLGTVFMLIGENSRTVSQAVAAKLAEVNRSLPKGVVAVTVYDRTNLVEKAIATVKKNLVEGAILVIAVLFLFLGNIRAALITAMVIPLSMLFTFTGMFSNKVSANLMSLGALDFGIIVDGAVVIVENAIRRLAHAQQRHGRMLTRSERFHEVFAAAREARRPLVYGQLIIMVVYLPIFALTGVEGKMFHPMAFTVVIALLGAMILSVTFVPAAIALFVTGKVKEEEGVVMRTARQRYAPVLGWVLGHRNLAFAGAATLVLLSGVLASRMGSEFIPSLSEGDFALQALRVPGTSLSQSVQMQQQLETAIIAQVPEVERVFARTGTAEIASDPMPPNISDAYVMLKPREQWADPGKPREALIAEVQRAAASVPGSNYELSQPIQLRFNELISGVRSDVAVKVFGDDMATLNRTAAQIAATLQQVPGASEVKVEQTTGLPVLTIDIDRDKAARHGLNIGDVQDAIAIAVGGRTAGTLYEGDRRFDMVVRLPETLRTDVDGLSNLLIPVPAGAAAGATQIGFIPLSQVATLNLQLGPNQVSREDGKRVVVVSANVRGRDLGSFVEEAGQALIDQVQVPPGYWTRWGGQFEQLQSAAERLQVVVPVALLLVMALLLMMFNNLKDGLLVFTGIPFALTGGVLALWLRDIPLSISAGVGFIALSGVAVLNGLVMIAFIRNLREEGRSLGAAIEEGALTRLRPVLMTALVASLGFIPMALATGTGAEVQRPLATVVIGGILSSTALTLLVLPALYQWAHQREEGEPG; encoded by the coding sequence ATGTTCGAACGCCTGATCCAATTCGCCATCGAGCAGCGCCTGGTGGTCATGCTCGCGGTGGTGCTGATGGCCGCCGTGGGCATCAACAGCTACCAGAAACTGCCCATCGACGCGGTACCGGACATCACCAACGTCCAGGTGCAGATCAACACCGCCGCGCCCGGCTATTCGCCGCTGGAAACCGAGCAGCGCATCACCTTCGCCATCGAGACGGCCATGGCCGGCCTGCCTGGGCTCAAGCAGACCCGTTCGTTGTCGCGCTCGGGCTTGTCCCAGGTGACGGTCATCTTCGATGACGGCACCGATATATTTTTCGCCCGGCAGCTGGTGAACGAGCGCCTGCAAGTGGCCCGCGAGCAGCTGCCTGAGGGCATCGAGGCGGCCATGGGGCCGATTTCCACGGGCCTGGGCGAGATCTTCCTATGGACCGTCGAGGCCGAGCCGGGGGCACTCAAGGAGGACGGTACGCCCTACACCACCACTGACTTGCGGGTGATCCAGGACTGGATCATCAAGCCGCAATTGCGCAACGTGCCCGGCGTGGCGGAGGTCAACACCATCGGTGGACATGCCAAGCAGTACCTGATTGCGCCAGACCCCAAGCGCCTGGCGGCCTACAAGCTCACGCTCAATGACCTGATCGGCGCCCTGGAGCGCAACAACGCCAACGTGGGGGCCGGCTACATCGAGCGCAACGGCGAGCAACTGCTGATTCGCGCTCCGGGCCAGGTGGCGTCGGCCCAGGATATCGCCAGCATCGTCATCTCCAGTGCCGATGGCGCGCCCATCCGGGTCAGCCATGTCGCCCGGGTCGGGCTGGGCCAGGAGCTGCGTTCGGGCGCGGCCACCGAGAATGGCCGCGAGGTGGTGCTGGGCACGGTGTTCATGCTGATCGGCGAAAACAGCCGCACGGTGTCCCAGGCCGTGGCCGCCAAGCTCGCCGAGGTCAACCGCAGCCTGCCCAAGGGGGTGGTAGCCGTGACGGTGTACGACCGCACCAACCTGGTTGAAAAGGCCATCGCCACGGTGAAGAAGAACCTGGTGGAGGGCGCGATCCTGGTGATTGCCGTGCTGTTCCTGTTCCTGGGCAATATCCGTGCGGCATTGATCACGGCCATGGTCATCCCGCTGTCGATGCTGTTCACCTTCACCGGAATGTTCAGCAACAAGGTCAGCGCCAACTTGATGAGCCTGGGAGCCCTGGACTTCGGCATCATCGTCGATGGCGCAGTTGTGATCGTCGAGAACGCCATCCGCCGGTTGGCCCATGCGCAGCAGCGCCATGGGCGCATGCTGACCCGCAGCGAGCGCTTTCACGAAGTGTTCGCCGCTGCTCGCGAGGCGCGCAGGCCCTTGGTCTATGGCCAGTTGATCATCATGGTCGTGTACCTGCCGATCTTTGCCCTGACCGGTGTCGAAGGCAAGATGTTCCACCCCATGGCCTTCACCGTGGTGATCGCCTTGCTGGGTGCGATGATTTTGTCGGTCACCTTCGTCCCGGCGGCCATCGCGCTGTTCGTCACCGGCAAGGTCAAGGAAGAAGAGGGCGTGGTGATGCGTACCGCACGCCAGCGCTACGCACCGGTATTGGGCTGGGTGCTGGGCCATCGCAACTTGGCGTTCGCCGGGGCAGCAACCCTGGTGCTGTTGTCGGGCGTGCTGGCCAGCCGTATGGGCAGCGAATTCATTCCCAGCCTCAGCGAAGGCGACTTCGCCCTGCAGGCCCTACGCGTGCCAGGTACCAGCCTGAGCCAGTCGGTGCAGATGCAGCAACAGCTGGAAACGGCCATCATCGCCCAGGTGCCCGAGGTGGAGCGGGTATTCGCTCGCACGGGTACCGCTGAGATCGCTTCCGACCCGATGCCGCCGAACATCTCCGATGCCTATGTGATGCTCAAACCGCGCGAGCAATGGGCCGACCCGGGCAAGCCGCGCGAAGCGCTGATCGCCGAGGTGCAGCGCGCGGCGGCCAGCGTACCGGGCAGCAACTACGAGTTGTCCCAGCCGATCCAGCTGCGTTTCAACGAGCTGATTTCCGGCGTGCGCAGCGATGTGGCGGTGAAGGTGTTCGGTGACGACATGGCAACGCTCAACCGCACCGCCGCGCAGATCGCCGCCACCTTGCAACAGGTGCCGGGGGCTTCGGAGGTGAAGGTCGAGCAGACTACCGGGCTGCCGGTGCTGACCATCGATATCGACCGCGACAAGGCCGCCCGCCATGGCTTGAACATCGGTGATGTGCAAGATGCCATCGCCATTGCCGTCGGCGGCCGAACGGCCGGTACCCTGTACGAAGGCGACCGGCGTTTCGACATGGTGGTGCGCCTGCCCGAGACCCTGCGTACCGATGTCGACGGGCTTTCGAACCTGCTCATCCCGGTGCCGGCCGGCGCAGCGGCAGGGGCAACGCAGATCGGTTTCATCCCGCTGTCCCAGGTGGCCACGCTCAACCTGCAACTGGGCCCGAACCAGGTCAGTCGTGAGGATGGCAAGCGGGTGGTGGTGGTCAGTGCCAACGTGCGTGGGCGCGACCTGGGGTCGTTCGTCGAAGAGGCCGGGCAGGCCTTGATCGACCAGGTGCAGGTGCCGCCGGGCTATTGGACGCGCTGGGGCGGCCAGTTCGAGCAACTGCAGTCGGCCGCCGAGCGCTTGCAGGTGGTGGTGCCGGTGGCGCTGCTGCTGGTGATGGCGTTGCTGCTGATGATGTTCAACAACCTCAAGGATGGCCTGCTGGTGTTCACCGGCATCCCGTTCGCCCTGACCGGCGGGGTGCTGGCGCTGTGGCTGCGGGATATCCCGCTGTCGATCTCCGCCGGGGTCGGTTTCATCGCGTTGTCTGGGGTGGCGGTGCTCAATGGCTTGGTGATGATCGCCTTCATCCGCAACCTGCGCGAGGAGGGCCGGTCGCTGGGCGCGGCCATCGAGGAAGGGGCGCTGACCCGGTTGCGGCCGGTGCTGATGACGGCGTTGGTGGCGTCGTTGGGGTTCATTCCCATGGCGCTGGCCACCGGTACTGGGGCGGAGGTGCAGCGACCGCTGGCGACCGTGGTGATCGGGGGGATCCTTTCGTCCACCGCGTTGACATTGTTGGTACTGCCGGCGCTGTACCAATGGGCACACCAGCGGGAGGAGGGGGAGCCTGGTTGA
- a CDS encoding efflux RND transporter periplasmic adaptor subunit yields MNNTRKIALLAAAFAVFGLGGLAWTNTAGNVRDDHGEQAHAHDGKQDDGHGHGHGEEGEEGEEGSLHLSAAQIEAAGVQLVAAGPMTLGTAISFPGEIRFDEDHTAHVVPRVPGVVEAVQAELGQAVKRGQVLAVIASQQISELRSEQQAAQRRLELARLTFKREQQLWQERISAEQDYLQARQALQEAEIALANARQKVAAVAPAGAGNRYELRAPFDAVVVEKHLTVGEVVDETSNAFTLSDLSRVWATFAVTPGDLGRVTTGRNVTVSAPDLGAEVQGKVNYVGNLLGEQNRAATARATLANPDGAWRPGLFVTIAVNIERFDAAVVVPEAALQTWEAQTVVFARTEEGFEARPVKTGRRDAGQVEITEGLAAGTQVAAAGSFVLKSELGKGSAEHSH; encoded by the coding sequence ATGAACAACACCCGCAAGATAGCCCTCCTGGCTGCCGCCTTCGCCGTGTTCGGCCTTGGCGGCCTGGCCTGGACCAATACCGCTGGCAACGTCCGCGATGACCATGGCGAACAGGCCCACGCCCATGATGGCAAGCAGGATGACGGCCACGGCCACGGCCATGGCGAGGAGGGCGAGGAGGGCGAGGAGGGTAGCCTGCACCTTAGCGCCGCCCAGATCGAAGCCGCTGGCGTGCAGTTGGTCGCTGCCGGACCAATGACATTGGGCACCGCCATCAGCTTCCCAGGCGAAATCCGCTTTGACGAAGACCATACCGCCCATGTGGTGCCAAGGGTGCCTGGGGTGGTCGAAGCGGTGCAGGCCGAACTGGGCCAGGCGGTCAAGCGCGGCCAGGTACTGGCGGTGATTGCCAGCCAGCAGATCTCCGAGTTGCGCAGCGAACAACAGGCCGCTCAACGGCGCCTGGAGCTGGCGCGGCTGACCTTCAAGCGCGAACAACAGTTGTGGCAGGAGCGCATCAGCGCCGAGCAGGACTACCTGCAAGCTCGCCAGGCGTTGCAGGAAGCCGAGATCGCCCTGGCCAACGCCCGGCAGAAAGTCGCTGCCGTGGCGCCGGCAGGGGCCGGCAACCGCTATGAACTGCGCGCACCGTTCGATGCAGTGGTGGTGGAAAAGCACCTGACCGTAGGTGAGGTGGTCGATGAAACCAGCAATGCCTTCACCCTCTCGGACCTCAGCCGGGTATGGGCGACCTTCGCCGTCACGCCTGGCGACCTGGGCCGGGTGACCACCGGGCGGAACGTGACCGTCAGTGCACCAGACCTGGGAGCCGAAGTACAAGGCAAGGTCAACTATGTCGGCAACCTGCTCGGCGAGCAGAACCGCGCCGCCACCGCCCGAGCCACTCTGGCCAACCCTGACGGCGCCTGGCGCCCGGGGTTGTTCGTGACGATCGCGGTGAACATCGAGCGCTTCGACGCCGCGGTGGTGGTGCCGGAAGCGGCCCTGCAGACCTGGGAAGCGCAGACGGTGGTCTTCGCCCGCACCGAGGAGGGCTTCGAGGCCCGCCCGGTCAAGACCGGCCGGCGCGATGCCGGCCAGGTGGAAATCACCGAAGGGCTGGCCGCCGGCACCCAGGTGGCGGCCGCCGGCAGCTTCGTCCTCAAGTCCGAGCTCGGCAAGGGCTCGGCCGAGCACAGCCACTGA
- a CDS encoding TolC family protein — protein sequence MPQLQAAQGLSLPQALDAAFAQNPELAAAGREIGIAEGERRQAGLIPNPELSWEVEDTRRDTSTTTVTLSQALELGGKRGARTELASAGQSVAQLELERQRNGLRADVVQAFHAALRAQTALELAQQSQALTERGLQVVQGRVKAGQSSPVEVTRAQVQLAQARAQVRRAESQRTVAYQALARLTGNPLASFDRLDASHLSPGPAPRAEALLDKVARTAEWRLAEAQIQRGEAALGSEKALRIPNLTVSLGSQYSREDRERVNVVGLSMPLPLFDRNQGNVLAAARRADQARDLRNAVELRLRSDTRSAVSQWAAAMEEVQAYDRTILPSAQQAVDTATRGFEMGKFGFLDVLDAQRTLIEARGLYLDALASATDARAQVERIYGDLGEGF from the coding sequence ATGCCGCAGCTACAGGCAGCGCAAGGCTTGAGCCTGCCCCAGGCGCTCGACGCCGCCTTCGCCCAGAACCCCGAACTGGCCGCCGCTGGCCGTGAAATCGGTATCGCCGAGGGCGAGCGGCGCCAGGCCGGGCTGATCCCCAACCCTGAACTGTCCTGGGAGGTCGAAGACACCCGCCGCGACACCAGCACCACCACCGTGACCCTCAGCCAGGCGCTGGAGCTCGGCGGCAAGCGTGGCGCCCGGACCGAGCTGGCCAGCGCCGGCCAGAGCGTGGCGCAGCTCGAACTCGAGCGCCAGCGCAACGGCCTGCGCGCCGATGTGGTCCAGGCCTTCCATGCCGCTCTGCGGGCGCAGACCGCGCTGGAGCTGGCGCAGCAGTCCCAGGCCTTGACCGAGCGCGGCCTGCAGGTGGTTCAGGGGCGGGTCAAGGCCGGCCAGTCCTCACCGGTCGAGGTCACCCGTGCCCAGGTGCAGTTGGCCCAGGCACGTGCCCAGGTGCGCCGTGCCGAGTCCCAGCGTACGGTCGCCTACCAGGCCCTGGCGCGCCTGACCGGAAACCCGTTGGCCTCCTTCGACCGCCTCGATGCCAGCCACCTGTCGCCAGGGCCTGCGCCCCGCGCCGAGGCCTTGCTCGACAAGGTTGCGCGAACCGCCGAATGGCGCCTGGCCGAGGCCCAGATCCAGCGGGGCGAGGCGGCTCTGGGCTCGGAGAAGGCCCTGCGCATACCCAACCTCACTGTGAGCCTGGGCAGCCAGTACAGCCGCGAAGACCGCGAACGGGTGAACGTGGTTGGCCTGTCGATGCCGCTGCCTTTGTTCGATCGCAACCAGGGCAACGTGCTGGCTGCCGCCCGGCGTGCCGACCAGGCCCGCGACCTGCGCAACGCCGTCGAACTGCGCCTGCGCAGCGACACCCGTAGCGCCGTCAGCCAGTGGGCCGCCGCCATGGAGGAGGTGCAGGCCTACGACCGCACCATCCTGCCGTCGGCCCAGCAGGCGGTCGACACCGCCACGCGAGGGTTCGAAATGGGCAAGTTCGGCTTCCTCGACGTGCTCGATGCCCAGCGCACGCTGATCGAGGCGCGCGGACTGTACCTGGACGCCCTGGCCTCGGCCACCGATGCCAGGGCGCAGGTGGAACGTATCTATGGCGATCTGGGTGAGGGGTTCTGA
- a CDS encoding thioredoxin family protein, whose product MTTDRRRRLKVAGWVLGLLGLGLAGYLAAQGREKPMPSLAGASQWLNSPPLDDAALKGKVVLVDFWTWDCVNCQRSLPHVNDWARRYADQGLVVVGVHTPEYDYEHDLGTLREKVARLGIGYPVAVDNDYRVWNAWGNQFWPAHYFVDRQGQVRHVHFGEGDYAGQERVIQALLAE is encoded by the coding sequence ATGACAACTGACCGACGCCGGCGGCTGAAGGTTGCTGGGTGGGTGTTGGGCCTGCTGGGGCTTGGCCTGGCGGGCTACCTGGCAGCCCAGGGCAGGGAGAAACCCATGCCCTCGCTGGCCGGTGCCAGCCAATGGCTCAATTCGCCGCCGTTGGACGATGCCGCCCTCAAGGGCAAGGTGGTGCTGGTGGATTTCTGGACCTGGGACTGCGTGAACTGCCAGCGCAGCCTGCCTCACGTCAATGACTGGGCCCGGCGCTACGCCGACCAGGGCTTGGTGGTGGTAGGGGTGCACACCCCGGAGTACGACTATGAGCATGACCTGGGTACCCTGCGCGAGAAGGTGGCCAGGCTCGGCATCGGCTACCCGGTCGCGGTGGACAACGACTACCGGGTCTGGAACGCCTGGGGTAACCAGTTCTGGCCTGCGCACTATTTCGTCGATCGCCAGGGGCAGGTGCGGCATGTGCATTTCGGTGAGGGTGACTATGCCGGGCAGGAGCGCGTGATCCAGGCACTGCTGGCGGAATGA
- a CDS encoding DUF2790 domain-containing protein, translating to MTFKTFANAALFALFGVAAISAQANSEPMSDSVMQYRYGDRLDVQKVLLIKDDQSNACGVVNTRMDYLDSNGRRQSLEYRTYATGGCHDN from the coding sequence ATGACCTTCAAGACTTTTGCCAATGCAGCCCTGTTCGCGTTGTTCGGCGTTGCCGCCATTTCCGCCCAGGCCAACAGCGAACCGATGAGCGACAGCGTGATGCAGTATCGCTATGGCGACCGGCTGGACGTGCAGAAAGTGCTGTTGATCAAGGATGACCAGAGCAATGCCTGCGGCGTGGTGAATACCCGCATGGACTACCTCGATTCCAATGGCCGTAGACAAAGCCTGGAGTATCGTACTTACGCCACCGGAGGCTGCCATGACAACTGA
- a CDS encoding response regulator, giving the protein MEHVDHILIVDDDREIRELVGNYLKKNGLRTSIVADGRQMRAFLENNTVDLVVLDIMMPGDDGLLLCRELRAGKHRNTPVLMLTARNDETDRIIGLEMGADDYLTKPFSARELLARINAVLRRTRMLPPNLTISESSRLIGFGQWRLDTTARHLLDSDGTLVALSGAEYRLLRVFLDHPQRVLSREQLLNLTQGREADIFDRSIDLLVSRLRQRLGDDAREPNCIKTVRSEGYVFSLPVQLLESPA; this is encoded by the coding sequence ATGGAACACGTCGATCACATCCTGATCGTCGACGACGACCGCGAGATTCGCGAACTGGTCGGCAACTACCTGAAGAAGAACGGCCTGCGTACCAGCATCGTTGCCGATGGCCGGCAGATGCGTGCCTTCCTGGAGAACAATACCGTCGACCTGGTGGTGCTCGACATCATGATGCCGGGCGACGACGGCCTGCTGCTGTGCCGCGAACTGCGCGCCGGCAAGCACCGCAACACCCCGGTGCTGATGTTGACCGCCCGCAACGACGAGACCGACCGCATCATCGGCCTCGAGATGGGCGCCGACGACTATCTGACCAAACCCTTCTCGGCCCGTGAGCTGCTGGCCCGGATCAACGCCGTGCTGCGCCGTACCCGCATGCTGCCGCCGAACCTGACTATCAGCGAAAGCAGCCGGCTGATCGGCTTCGGCCAATGGCGGCTGGACACCACAGCCCGCCACCTGCTCGACAGCGACGGCACGCTGGTGGCCCTGAGCGGCGCCGAATACCGCCTGCTGCGGGTGTTCCTCGACCACCCGCAGCGGGTGCTCAGCCGCGAGCAATTGCTCAACCTCACCCAGGGCCGTGAAGCGGACATCTTCGACCGCTCCATCGACCTGCTGGTCAGCCGCCTGCGCCAGCGCCTGGGCGACGACGCCCGCGAGCCCAACTGCATCAAGACCGTGCGCAGCGAAGGCTATGTGTTCTCCCTGCCCGTGCAATTGCTCGAGTCACCCGCATGA
- a CDS encoding ATP-binding protein codes for MRWPRTLASRLALIFLTGLVLAYGLSFSLQFYERYVSSRSMMLSNLEQDVATSVAILDRLPAEERAAWLPRLQRHSYRYQLGQGLGGQAMPSEDPPMAAESIVKAIGRDYRLTFLEIPGPTPHFQVHLRLADGAPLTLDVTPSGVPVAKWLPVVLLIQLAVLLVCTWLAVRLAIRPLTRLAQAVDDLDPDKPGPQLDESGPREVRYAAVAFNALQARITAYLKERMQLLAAISHDLQTPITRMKLRVEVMDDGTEKDKLWSDLTAMEHLVREGVAYARSMDSSTEAPCRIKLDAFLDSLVFDYQDSGAKVERLGATDVTLHTRPHALRRVLVNLVDNALKFAGAAQLEVEHTGNGTLIRVLDEGPGIPADELAEVLKPFYRVEGSRNRSTGGTGLGLAIAQQLTQAMGGQLTLTNRAGGGLCAQIELK; via the coding sequence ATGAGGTGGCCGCGTACCCTGGCGTCGCGCCTGGCCCTGATCTTCCTCACCGGCTTGGTGCTGGCCTATGGCCTGTCGTTCAGCCTGCAGTTCTACGAGCGCTATGTCAGCAGCCGCTCGATGATGCTGAGCAACCTGGAGCAGGACGTCGCCACGTCGGTGGCCATCCTCGATCGCCTGCCGGCCGAGGAGCGTGCCGCCTGGCTGCCCCGTCTGCAGCGCCACAGCTACCGCTACCAGTTGGGTCAGGGCCTCGGCGGCCAGGCCATGCCCAGCGAAGACCCGCCCATGGCCGCCGAGTCCATCGTCAAGGCGATCGGCCGAGACTACCGCCTGACTTTCCTCGAGATCCCAGGCCCTACTCCGCATTTCCAGGTACACCTGCGCCTGGCCGACGGCGCCCCCCTGACCCTCGACGTCACGCCTTCCGGCGTGCCGGTGGCCAAGTGGCTACCCGTGGTGCTGTTGATCCAGCTGGCGGTGTTGTTGGTCTGCACCTGGCTCGCAGTGCGCCTGGCCATCCGCCCCCTGACCCGCCTGGCCCAGGCAGTGGACGACCTGGACCCGGACAAGCCAGGCCCGCAACTGGACGAAAGCGGCCCACGGGAGGTGCGCTATGCCGCCGTGGCGTTCAATGCACTACAGGCTCGCATCACCGCCTACCTCAAAGAACGCATGCAACTGCTGGCGGCCATCTCCCATGACCTGCAAACTCCCATCACGCGCATGAAACTGCGTGTCGAGGTCATGGACGATGGCACGGAGAAGGACAAGCTGTGGAGCGACCTGACGGCCATGGAGCACCTGGTGCGCGAAGGCGTTGCCTATGCCCGCAGCATGGACAGCAGCACCGAGGCGCCCTGCCGCATCAAGCTCGATGCCTTCCTCGACAGCCTGGTCTTCGATTACCAGGACAGCGGCGCCAAGGTCGAGCGCCTGGGTGCCACCGATGTCACCCTCCACACCCGCCCCCACGCCCTGCGCCGGGTGCTGGTGAACCTGGTGGACAACGCGCTGAAGTTCGCAGGTGCCGCGCAGCTTGAGGTGGAACACACCGGGAACGGCACCTTGATCCGTGTGCTCGACGAAGGGCCTGGCATTCCCGCCGATGAGCTGGCCGAAGTGCTCAAACCGTTCTACAGGGTGGAAGGTTCCCGCAACCGCAGCACCGGAGGTACCGGTCTGGGGCTGGCGATCGCTCAGCAACTGACCCAGGCCATGGGAGGGCAACTGACCTTGACCAACCGCGCCGGCGGCGGGCTGTGCGCGCAGATCGAGCTCAAATGA
- a CDS encoding DoxX family protein, whose amino-acid sequence MNALPRAFNALDRLGTWSADLPLRLFLAWEFFESGIEKFNGANWFTDLQASFPFPFNLLPANVNWQLSLWAELICPLLLLLGLGTRLASAVLMVVTVVAIAAVHWPAQWSSLAELAQGYAITNQGYGNFKLPVIYLVALLPLLLKGAGRLSLDHWLRGRFQPLSVRAPA is encoded by the coding sequence ATGAACGCATTGCCCCGCGCCTTTAACGCCCTGGATCGCCTCGGTACCTGGAGCGCCGACCTGCCCCTGCGCCTGTTCCTGGCCTGGGAGTTCTTCGAATCGGGTATCGAGAAATTCAACGGCGCCAACTGGTTCACTGATCTGCAAGCGAGTTTTCCCTTCCCCTTCAACCTATTGCCAGCCAATGTGAACTGGCAGCTCTCGCTGTGGGCTGAATTGATCTGCCCGCTGTTGCTGCTGCTCGGCCTGGGCACGCGCCTGGCCTCGGCCGTGCTGATGGTGGTGACGGTGGTGGCCATTGCCGCGGTGCACTGGCCGGCGCAGTGGTCGAGCCTGGCCGAGCTTGCCCAGGGCTATGCGATTACCAACCAGGGCTACGGCAACTTCAAGCTGCCGGTCATCTATCTGGTGGCCTTGCTGCCACTGTTGCTCAAAGGGGCCGGCCGCCTGAGCCTGGATCACTGGCTGCGCGGCCGGTTCCAGCCATTGAGCGTCAGAGCACCCGCCTGA
- the pssA gene encoding CDP-diacylglycerol--serine O-phosphatidyltransferase, translated as MNRKSVPVPQEGFALAPGAIEVLPDAASYRTRLLELIASATQRIVIVALYLQEDEAGQEVLDALYQAKAARPALEVLVVVDWFRARRGLLGAGRQPGNAAWYQAQRQRRGLDVVIHGVPVQTRELFGVLHLKGSIIDDQVLYTGASLNNVYLHRFDRYRLDRYHLFHNAGLADAMAGLVRQILASTATPRLDLPAPPTTKRLRGAIRRLRARLRHMAYDLPVAPAREGLRVIPLLGIGRGNPLNRSVCALLAAACSQIVLSTPYFNPPRVLIAEIDRALARGVTVEMIIGHRAANDFYVAPGQPFTASAALPYLYEDNLRAFAHRRQAAIASGQLQVRIWNDPGHTFHAKGVWIDERYSLLTGNNLNPRGFNLDLENGLLIDDPQGQWLAPREAELERIRRHAPRLSSAEELGEAGEHPREVLKLLRRLRYSRLEPLIRRVL; from the coding sequence TTGAACCGTAAATCCGTGCCGGTACCCCAGGAGGGCTTCGCCCTGGCCCCCGGTGCCATCGAGGTGTTGCCCGATGCGGCGAGCTACCGCACTCGCTTGCTTGAGCTGATTGCCAGCGCCACCCAACGTATTGTCATCGTCGCCCTGTACTTGCAAGAGGACGAGGCCGGCCAAGAAGTGCTCGACGCCTTGTACCAGGCCAAGGCGGCGCGACCAGCGCTGGAGGTTCTCGTCGTCGTCGACTGGTTCCGGGCCCGGCGCGGCTTGCTGGGGGCGGGCCGGCAACCGGGCAACGCGGCGTGGTACCAGGCCCAGCGTCAACGCCGAGGCCTTGATGTGGTCATCCATGGTGTGCCGGTACAGACCCGCGAGCTGTTCGGCGTGCTGCACCTCAAAGGCAGCATCATCGATGACCAAGTGCTGTACACCGGGGCGAGCCTGAACAACGTCTACCTACACCGCTTCGACCGCTACCGGCTGGATCGATACCACCTGTTCCACAATGCCGGCTTGGCTGACGCCATGGCCGGCCTGGTGCGGCAGATACTGGCAAGTACCGCGACACCGCGCCTGGACTTGCCTGCACCGCCGACGACCAAACGCCTGCGTGGTGCGATTCGCCGGCTGCGTGCGCGTTTGAGGCACATGGCCTACGACCTGCCCGTGGCTCCGGCCCGGGAAGGGCTGCGGGTGATCCCTCTGTTGGGCATCGGCCGAGGCAATCCGCTCAACCGCAGCGTGTGCGCGCTGCTTGCGGCTGCGTGTTCGCAGATCGTGCTCAGCACACCGTACTTCAACCCGCCTCGTGTACTGATCGCCGAGATCGACCGGGCGCTGGCCCGTGGGGTGACGGTGGAGATGATCATCGGTCACCGAGCCGCCAACGATTTCTACGTCGCCCCCGGGCAACCCTTCACCGCCAGCGCCGCCTTGCCCTATCTGTACGAGGACAACCTGCGCGCCTTCGCCCATCGGCGCCAGGCCGCCATTGCCAGCGGCCAGCTGCAGGTGCGGATCTGGAACGATCCGGGGCACACCTTCCATGCCAAGGGCGTGTGGATCGACGAACGCTACAGCTTGCTCACCGGCAACAACCTCAATCCCCGTGGGTTCAATCTGGACCTTGAGAACGGCCTGTTGATCGATGACCCCCAGGGACAGTGGCTCGCCCCCCGTGAGGCCGAACTCGAAAGGATCCGTCGGCACGCCCCCCGGCTGTCGTCGGCCGAGGAGCTGGGCGAGGCTGGCGAACACCCGCGCGAAGTGCTCAAGCTGCTGCGGCGGCTGCGCTACAGCCGCCTCGAGCCATTGATCAGGCGGGTGCTCTGA